A DNA window from Rhineura floridana isolate rRhiFlo1 chromosome 11, rRhiFlo1.hap2, whole genome shotgun sequence contains the following coding sequences:
- the LOC133367403 gene encoding olfactory receptor 11G2-like produces MHSLASMANGSTIHEFILLGFDVQQRTRFLLLGFFSILYMLTLVENITIITVVSLDNHLAQLPMYILLSNFSWMEMCYVTTTVPRMLSDLVSPYGIISFPDCFLQFYFWFSLGCTECFFLSAMALDRYLAICHPLRYPQLMTQHSCYALVGTCWVVGFLWFPIPVILISKLSFCGPNIIDHFLCDPGPILSLACPPLGNAPFVLQMFLYALVSSNVFFVVLSYGFIILNLIKSSNEASRRKAFSTISFHIMVVTLFYGSVAVEYFIPGGESRSEATKAVTYFYAGLTPLLNPLIYCLRNDQVKEALGRLLKRKKTFLRRKVTV; encoded by the exons ATGCACTCTCTAgcaagt ATGGCCAATGGCAGCACCATCCACGAATTCATTTTGCTGGGATTTGACGTTCAACAGCGGACGCGATTCTTGCTCCTTGGCTTTTTCTCTATTCTCTACATGCTCACTTTGGTTGagaacatcaccatcatcacagTGGTGTCCCTAGATAACCACTTGGCCCAGCTTCCCATGTACATCCTGCTGAGCAATTTCTCCTGGATGGAGATGTGCTACGTGACCACCACTGTGCCTCGTATGCTCTCTGACCTGGTTTCCCCTTATGGAATCATTTCCTTCCCTGACTGTTTCCTCCAGTTCTACTTCTGGTTCTCTTTGGGCTGCACGGAATGCTTCTTCCTTTCAGCCATGGCCTTGGATCGGTACTTGGCCATCTGCCACCCTCTGCGCTACCCACAACTTATGACCCAACATTCCTGCTATGCCTTGGTAGGGACATGTTGGGTTGTTGGCTTCCTGTGGTTTCCTATCCCAGTGATTTTGATCTCCAAGTTGTCCTTTTGTGGTCCTAACATTATTGACCACTTTTTGTGTGATCCTGGGCCAATTCTGTCCCTGGCCTGCCCTCCACTTGGAAATGCTCCCTTTGTCTTACAAATGTTTCTGTATGCTCTGGTTTCAAGCAATGTGTTCTTTGTTGTGCTATCATATGGCTTTATCATTCTCAACCTGATAAAATCTTCAAATGAAGCCAGTCGTAGGAAGGCCTTCTCTACCATCTCTTTCCACATAATGGTGGTGACACTTTTTTATGGCAGTGTAGCAGTGGAGTACTTTATTCCAGGTGGAGAAAGTCGCTCAGAGGCCACCAAGGCAGTCACATACTTCTATGCAGGCCTTACACCCCTTCTTAACCCCCTGATCTACTGTCTGAGAAATGATCAGGTGAAAGAGGCCCTGGGCAGGTTGctaaagagaaagaaaacatttCTAAGGAGAAAGGTGACAGTATAA
- the LOC133367404 gene encoding olfactory receptor 11G2-like has product MANGSTVQEFILLGFGIELQVRVLLLSFFAILYILTLAENITIIMLVFLDAQLAQLPMYILLSNFSWMEMCYVSATVPHMLFNLVSPPGLISFHGCFFQFYFFFSLGGTEFLFLSTMALDRYLAICHPLRYPQLMSRHFCYALVGACWIVGFLWFSIPVTLISKLSFCGSNIIDHFLCDPVPILSLACPPLGNVPVVCQIFMHVLFSGNVCLVVLSYGFVVLNLINTTSQGSRRKAFSTISCHIMVVTLFYGTVAGMYLIPGGENHSEINKIVSIFYTAITPFLNPLIYCLRNDQVKAALGKLLKRKETFLRRKEAIS; this is encoded by the coding sequence ATGGCCAATGGGAGCACCGTCCAGGAATTCATTCTGCTGGGATTTGGCATTGAGCTGCAGGTGCGAGTCTTGCTCCTCAGCTTCTTCGCCATTCTCTACATACTCACTTTGGCTGAGAACATCACCATTATCATGCTGGTGTTCCTAGATGCTCAGCTGGCCCAGCTTCCCATGTACATCCTGCTGAGCAATTTCTCCTGGATGGAGATGTGCTATGTGTCTGCCACTGTGCCCCATATGCTCTTTAACCTAGTTTCCCCTCCTGGGCTCATCTCCTTCCATGGCTGCTTCTTCCAGTTCTACTTCTTCTTCTCCCTTGGCGGCACTGAATTCTTGTTCCTCTCAACCATGGCCTTAGACCGGTATCTGGCCATCTGCCACCCTTTGCGCTACCCACAACTTATGTCTCGGCATTTCTGCTATGCCCTGGTAGGTGCATGTTGGATTGTTGGCTTCCTGTGGTTTTCTATCCCAGTGACTTTGATCTCCAAGTTATCTTTCTGTGGATCAAACATTATTGACCATTTTTTGTGTGATCCTGTGCCAATTCTGTCCTTGGCCTGCCCTCCACTCGGAAATGTTCCCGTTGTCTGCCAAATATTCATGCATGTGTTGTTTTCAGGCAATGTATGCTTAGTTGTGCTATCATATGGCTTTGTCGTTCTCAATCTGATAAACACTACAAGCCAAGGGAGTCGTAGGAAAGCCTTCTCCACCATATCTTGCCATATAATGGTGGTGACACTTTTCTATGGCACAGTTGCAGGGATGTATTTAATTCCAGGTGGAGAAAATCATTCAGAGATCAATAAGATAGTAAGCATCTTCTATACTGCTATTACACCCTTTCTCAACCCCCTGATCTACTGTCTGAGGAATGATCAGGTGAAAGCGGCCCTAGGCAAACTGCTAAAGAGAAAAGAAACATTTCTGAGGAGAAAGGAGGCAATTTCATAA